A genomic stretch from candidate division WOR-3 bacterium includes:
- a CDS encoding 4Fe-4S dicluster domain-containing protein yields the protein MRIPLPKLRELIEAVRAVVKGPFTTQFPKKVDSVHPNFRGILKFREENCICCGACVQVCPTDAREIVTDLAKGVKRNIHHADRCIYCAQCVLHCPNDAIYHTPEFDLSRTERGGWETSVEKELVYCEICGEPFATRAHLLWIAHRVGDLVNSNPTLFLTLYQSLGVAAPQEAPAGAVPYRSGTLRVLCPDCRRKTYMNEEWGY from the coding sequence ATGAGGATTCCATTACCAAAACTGCGGGAACTAATTGAAGCGGTGCGGGCGGTGGTTAAAGGTCCGTTTACCACCCAGTTTCCGAAAAAGGTTGATTCGGTTCATCCCAACTTCCGGGGGATTTTGAAATTCCGGGAAGAGAACTGCATCTGCTGTGGCGCCTGTGTTCAGGTCTGCCCGACCGACGCCCGCGAGATTGTCACCGACCTTGCGAAGGGTGTAAAGCGGAACATCCACCATGCGGACCGTTGCATCTACTGTGCCCAGTGCGTTCTGCACTGCCCGAACGATGCGATTTACCACACACCGGAGTTTGACCTTTCCCGGACCGAACGGGGTGGCTGGGAAACATCGGTTGAAAAGGAACTGGTTTACTGTGAAATCTGTGGTGAACCGTTTGCCACCCGGGCACACCTTTTATGGATTGCCCATCGGGTTGGCGATTTGGTCAACTCCAACCCGACCCTGTTTTTGACCCTTTACCAGTCGCTGGGTGTTGCCGCGCCGCAGGAAGCGCCTGCCGGTGCGGTTCCTTACCGTTCTGGCACATTAAGGGTGCTCTGTCCGGACTGTCGGCGCAAGACCTATATGAACGAAGAGTGGGGTTATTAA
- a CDS encoding Na+/H+ antiporter subunit G: MISALALISLWLGVIFVLLGALGLARFPDIYNRMQAATKCVTLGVCGIMLGVFLKTGFSALGIKALICALFILVTVPVSSHALARGSLIAGVKLWKGTVKDKFTEDRGGKSIIEEEK; this comes from the coding sequence ATGATTAGCGCACTGGCACTGATTTCGCTCTGGCTCGGCGTGATTTTCGTGCTTCTGGGCGCACTTGGGCTGGCACGGTTTCCGGACATCTACAACCGTATGCAGGCAGCAACCAAGTGCGTTACCCTTGGGGTTTGCGGTATTATGCTCGGTGTTTTCCTGAAGACCGGTTTCTCGGCGCTCGGCATCAAGGCGCTCATCTGTGCCCTTTTCATTTTGGTCACGGTTCCGGTTTCCAGTCACGCGCTGGCACGCGGCTCCTTAATCGCCGGGGTAAAACTGTGGAAGGGTACGGTCAAGGACAAGTTTACCGAAGACCGTGGTGGCAAATCAATCATTGAGGAAGAAAAATGA
- a CDS encoding cation:proton antiporter (subunit F of antiporter complex involved in resistance to high concentrations of Na+, K+, Li+ and/or alkali): MIPIIVLIPAALFCLYRALQGPSIADRAIAVDMMGVVFSAITALVALQYRLSYLLDISIALAVISFIGALALAKYLEGRSLDD; encoded by the coding sequence ATGATACCGATTATCGTTTTAATTCCGGCAGCGCTCTTCTGCCTGTATCGGGCGCTTCAGGGTCCATCAATTGCCGACCGGGCGATTGCGGTTGATATGATGGGTGTTGTGTTCTCGGCGATTACCGCCTTGGTTGCGCTTCAGTACCGGCTGAGTTACCTTCTGGACATCTCAATTGCGCTTGCGGTCATCTCATTTATCGGCGCGCTGGCGCTGGCAAAGTATCTCGAAGGAAGGAGTCTTGATGATTAG
- a CDS encoding Na+/H+ antiporter subunit E has product MAKRIAYFIAGLIVWVLLSWTLHYQEVLAGVAVSAITAGMFGGYLPLKAGKLLNPVRWFWLIAYIPVFIWQCLKANIDVALRVLSPGMNLKPGIVKIKTNLKSDIARVFLANSITMTPGTLTVEIKDDYLYIHWIEVRSDDPEECARMIKGPFEFFLARIFD; this is encoded by the coding sequence ATGGCAAAGCGCATTGCTTACTTCATTGCCGGACTTATCGTCTGGGTACTATTAAGCTGGACCCTGCACTATCAGGAGGTCCTTGCCGGTGTTGCGGTATCGGCGATTACCGCGGGTATGTTCGGTGGTTATCTACCCCTGAAGGCAGGAAAACTTTTGAATCCGGTGCGCTGGTTCTGGCTTATTGCGTATATCCCGGTGTTTATCTGGCAGTGTCTCAAGGCGAACATTGATGTTGCCCTGCGCGTCCTTTCCCCGGGAATGAACTTAAAACCGGGAATTGTTAAGATTAAGACCAACTTGAAGAGCGACATCGCCCGGGTGTTTTTAGCAAACTCAATCACAATGACCCCGGGTACACTCACAGTGGAAATTAAGGACGACTACCTCTACATTCACTGGATTGAAGTGCGCAGTGACGACCCGGAAGAGTGCGCCCGGATGATTAAAGGACCGTTTGAGTTTTTCCTCGCGCGGATATTTGATTAA
- a CDS encoding NADH/ubiquinone/plastoquinone (complex I): MESRFLPLFIAVPLAGAFLVPLLSKLWSRFADLIAGIASAALLVISVYTWLILKAGGLPLHYWVGGWKVIGIAMWFDALTALVVLVINIVGFCAMLYSIRYLDRYTTGRWKFYTLFLLLVAGLNGLAISGDLFNMFVFIEISAIASYALVAFGTEEEEVEAAFKYMVLGEVGGAVLLFGIALLYAHASTLNLATLSQTLATTGKTPFYWFAIATLLIGFAIKMGMEPFHAWLADAHFSAPAPISAMLSGVFIKVTGVYGMCRLMFNVFGVSRAETPAFFNLLIAFGAVSMVLGGLLAYSQNDYKRLLAYSSISQIGYILVALGIGNYWGFVGALFHILAHALGKGTLFLASGSVEMQAGTRELDHLKGLERSMPFTSWAHILGSFSMAGVPPFAGFFSKLFIIIGAIAARMYWLAFLAALFSAVTLSYLTKVVNTAFFVKKNEEPTRAKESPATMVLAMVLLVVLILVVGIGFQGVLDHLVGPAAKVLLNGLDYARLMLGG, translated from the coding sequence ATGGAGTCAAGGTTTTTACCACTGTTTATCGCGGTGCCTTTAGCGGGCGCCTTTCTCGTGCCCTTACTGTCAAAACTGTGGTCCCGTTTTGCCGATTTGATTGCTGGTATCGCCAGTGCCGCGCTTCTCGTTATTTCGGTCTACACCTGGCTAATTTTGAAAGCGGGTGGACTGCCGCTGCACTACTGGGTTGGTGGCTGGAAGGTAATTGGCATCGCGATGTGGTTTGACGCCCTGACCGCACTCGTTGTTCTGGTGATTAACATCGTGGGTTTCTGTGCCATGCTTTATTCCATTCGGTATCTGGACCGCTACACCACGGGCCGCTGGAAGTTTTACACCCTGTTCTTGCTCCTTGTTGCCGGTTTGAATGGGCTGGCGATATCTGGTGACCTGTTCAATATGTTTGTCTTCATTGAGATTTCTGCCATTGCCAGTTATGCGCTGGTGGCGTTTGGCACCGAAGAGGAAGAGGTTGAGGCGGCGTTCAAATATATGGTACTGGGTGAAGTGGGTGGGGCGGTGCTCCTCTTTGGCATTGCACTACTCTACGCCCACGCTTCAACTTTGAATCTGGCAACCCTATCTCAGACACTGGCAACTACCGGTAAAACGCCCTTTTACTGGTTTGCAATTGCCACCCTGTTAATCGGATTTGCCATCAAGATGGGTATGGAACCGTTCCACGCCTGGTTGGCTGATGCCCACTTCTCAGCACCGGCACCCATCTCGGCGATGCTTTCCGGTGTGTTTATCAAGGTCACCGGTGTTTACGGAATGTGCCGTTTGATGTTCAATGTGTTCGGTGTTTCCCGGGCAGAAACTCCGGCGTTCTTCAACCTGCTCATCGCCTTTGGTGCAGTCTCAATGGTACTGGGTGGACTTTTAGCCTACTCCCAGAACGACTACAAACGGCTCCTTGCCTACTCCAGTATCAGCCAGATTGGTTATATCCTTGTTGCGCTCGGCATCGGCAACTACTGGGGGTTTGTCGGTGCGCTGTTTCACATCCTTGCCCACGCCTTAGGCAAGGGTACTTTGTTCTTAGCCAGTGGTTCGGTTGAGATGCAGGCGGGCACAAGGGAACTTGACCATCTGAAAGGGCTGGAGCGGTCAATGCCCTTCACATCCTGGGCGCACATTCTTGGCTCATTCTCAATGGCAGGAGTGCCGCCTTTTGCCGGATTCTTCTCCAAGTTGTTCATCATCATCGGTGCGATTGCCGCCCGGATGTACTGGCTAGCGTTCCTTGCCGCGCTCTTCTCCGCGGTGACTTTGAGTTATTTAACAAAGGTTGTCAACACCGCCTTCTTTGTGAAAAAGAACGAAGAGCCCACCCGGGCAAAAGAGTCACCGGCGACGATGGTTCTGGCGATGGTTCTTCTGGTCGTTTTAATCCTCGTTGTTGGCATAGGTTTTCAGGGCGTTCTGGACCATCTCGTTGGTCCGGCGGCAAAGGTGCTTTTGAACGGGCTTGACTATGCCCGATTGATGCTCGGAGGATAA
- a CDS encoding cation:proton antiporter (subunit C of antiporter complex involved in resistance to high concentrations of Na+, K+, Li+ and/or alkali), whose product MIPYIACVLLFLIGLYVVVSKRNLIKIVIGFCLIEYAVNLFFALVGFKKGALPPIITSADQLRLGVARNFVDPVPQALVLTAIVIGLSTTALMLSLALRLYEKHKTFDVSEFRKLKG is encoded by the coding sequence ATGATACCCTATATCGCCTGCGTCCTTTTGTTTCTCATCGGTCTCTATGTCGTGGTGTCAAAGCGCAACCTGATTAAAATTGTGATTGGCTTCTGTTTGATTGAGTATGCGGTCAATCTCTTCTTTGCCTTGGTCGGGTTTAAAAAGGGTGCTTTGCCGCCGATTATCACCAGTGCCGACCAGTTACGGCTCGGTGTTGCCCGCAACTTTGTTGACCCGGTACCCCAGGCGCTGGTGTTAACCGCAATCGTCATCGGACTGTCAACCACCGCTTTGATGCTCTCACTTGCGCTCCGTCTCTATGAGAAACACAAGACCTTTGATGTTTCGGAATTCCGAAAGTTGAAAGGATAA
- a CDS encoding cation:proton antiporter (subunit B of antiporter complex involved in resistance to high concentrations of Na+, K+, Li+ and/or alkali), with protein MRGMSLIVQVMAGLLAGMLFLYGGYIILHGHLTPGGGFAGGVLVAAALILISLSFGSVEQVERRRYILSSVFESLGGVFFLALALAGYFAADIFFRNTGVFYLGKPLQLVSGGLIPLANIAIGMKVGAGLFAIFLALGASRFVMKE; from the coding sequence ATGCGCGGGATGTCTTTGATTGTTCAGGTAATGGCAGGACTGCTCGCCGGAATGCTATTCCTCTACGGTGGCTACATAATCCTCCATGGTCATTTAACGCCCGGCGGCGGATTTGCCGGTGGAGTTTTGGTTGCCGCGGCGTTGATTCTTATTTCGCTGTCATTTGGTTCGGTGGAGCAGGTAGAACGACGGCGCTATATCCTTTCCTCGGTGTTTGAAAGTTTGGGCGGTGTTTTCTTCCTTGCGCTGGCGCTCGCCGGCTACTTTGCTGCGGACATCTTTTTCCGCAATACGGGTGTGTTTTATTTAGGCAAGCCCCTGCAACTGGTTTCTGGTGGTTTGATTCCTCTGGCAAACATCGCTATTGGGATGAAGGTTGGCGCCGGTCTCTTTGCCATCTTTCTGGCGCTGGGCGCCTCAAGGTTTGTGATGAAGGAGTAG
- a CDS encoding DUF4040 domain-containing protein: MVELYILLGVMLAAALVASETKNLLAAAVALGLVGFSVAIMFILVQAPDLAIVQIVVETLTVVLFTAVILRTTEIDTTASGGLKMETAMFIAAFLAFGGLFLSLIIGVFRELPVFGQPLMRLATDYIQFGLERTGAANIVAAIILDFRGYDTLGEATVLFTAVVGVLTVMRFVTKKKPGGS; this comes from the coding sequence ATGGTTGAACTTTACATTCTTTTAGGTGTGATGCTGGCAGCGGCGCTGGTTGCCAGCGAGACCAAGAATCTGCTGGCGGCAGCGGTGGCGCTGGGTTTGGTCGGGTTCAGCGTTGCGATTATGTTCATTTTAGTCCAGGCGCCCGACCTGGCGATTGTTCAGATTGTGGTTGAGACCTTAACGGTTGTGTTATTTACTGCGGTGATTCTGCGCACGACTGAGATTGATACCACGGCAAGCGGCGGTTTAAAGATGGAGACTGCAATGTTCATCGCCGCATTTCTTGCCTTTGGCGGGCTATTCCTTTCGCTCATCATCGGTGTGTTCCGGGAGTTACCCGTCTTTGGTCAGCCCCTGATGCGGCTTGCGACCGACTACATCCAGTTTGGACTGGAACGGACCGGAGCGGCGAACATCGTTGCGGCAATCATTCTGGACTTCCGGGGTTATGACACCTTAGGTGAGGCAACGGTCTTGTTCACTGCGGTGGTTGGTGTATTGACGGTGATGCGATTTGTCACCAAGAAAAAACCGGGGGGAAGTTAG
- a CDS encoding NADH dehydrogenase — translation MLAHSFVLIIVAPIAAGVLGYLVGRLRNEFSFIGVLASLYYAIRLFLVRGSEQVLKIGEVAGVQIALRLDQLSGFVLLFVSVFTALIVFYSFRYMRGREGTRGYYLYCLLILGFANGVVLSANLAVLFFFWGALLFVLYGILLIGKGDTFLTARKALVIVGLSDFAMLLGVVLLLTRTFIAGGWIDLAPKVPLPLYDPIIIAGFLLVTAGALAKAGAMPLHTWIPQAAETAPAPVMALIPASLDKLLGIYLLTRLCVSMFDISSNMVLRNSLMAIGALTIIAAVMMALVQKRMMKLLAFHAVSQVGYMVLGIGTGIPVGIAGGLFHMLNNAIYKTGLFLAGGSVEHWAKTDELEKLGGVAKQMPLTFISFFICALAIAGVPPLNGFFSKWMVYQGVLSIGSEGNRLFPIFLVAAMLGSVLTLASFLKMLHALFFGQRPANLERVREVSMTMWLPPFLLALACVVFGVFAYQLPLVGLILPGLGFYDVTLYGAWSPIPATLLLFAALGFGAILYLFGTAARPVPGKTFVGGEKIADEEESRVPGTAFYSSVKHMPLIGEMLVFGERGAFDFYNWLVGIFKVVGSGLREGVDRVLEALAEFIGKLVYYFGLGLSKIHTGNLPLYLSWVFLGAVIFYLLLFLR, via the coding sequence ATGTTGGCTCATTCTTTTGTGTTAATCATCGTTGCGCCGATAGCGGCGGGAGTATTAGGCTATCTGGTTGGCAGGTTGCGCAATGAGTTCAGTTTTATCGGTGTCCTTGCTTCACTTTACTACGCCATCCGGTTGTTTTTAGTTCGGGGTAGCGAGCAGGTTTTAAAGATTGGAGAGGTTGCCGGGGTTCAGATTGCTTTGCGTCTTGACCAGTTGTCCGGTTTTGTCCTCCTGTTTGTCAGTGTCTTTACCGCGCTCATCGTATTTTACTCCTTCCGCTATATGCGAGGCCGGGAAGGAACCAGGGGTTATTACCTCTACTGCCTTTTGATTCTCGGTTTTGCCAACGGAGTTGTGTTGAGCGCCAACCTTGCGGTCCTGTTCTTCTTCTGGGGCGCCCTGCTCTTTGTCCTGTATGGCATTCTTTTGATTGGCAAAGGCGACACCTTCCTTACCGCGCGCAAGGCGCTGGTTATCGTCGGACTGTCCGACTTTGCGATGCTTTTAGGTGTGGTCCTTTTATTGACCAGAACATTCATTGCGGGTGGCTGGATTGACCTGGCGCCCAAGGTGCCGCTACCGCTTTACGACCCGATAATAATCGCCGGATTTTTGCTTGTAACAGCGGGTGCCCTTGCCAAAGCCGGGGCGATGCCTTTGCACACCTGGATTCCGCAGGCAGCTGAGACCGCACCGGCACCGGTGATGGCGCTGATACCGGCATCACTGGACAAACTCCTCGGGATTTACCTTTTGACCCGGCTCTGCGTCTCGATGTTTGACATCTCAAGCAATATGGTTTTGCGCAACTCATTGATGGCGATTGGCGCTTTGACGATTATCGCGGCGGTGATGATGGCGCTGGTTCAGAAGCGGATGATGAAACTACTGGCATTTCACGCGGTCTCCCAGGTTGGTTATATGGTTTTGGGAATTGGTACCGGGATTCCGGTTGGTATTGCGGGTGGTCTTTTCCATATGCTCAACAATGCGATATACAAGACCGGACTTTTCCTGGCGGGTGGTTCGGTAGAACACTGGGCAAAGACCGATGAACTGGAAAAACTGGGTGGTGTGGCAAAGCAGATGCCCTTGACCTTTATTTCGTTCTTTATCTGTGCTCTGGCGATTGCCGGTGTGCCACCGCTCAACGGGTTTTTCTCAAAGTGGATGGTTTATCAGGGGGTCTTATCAATTGGCAGTGAAGGCAACCGGCTGTTTCCCATCTTCCTGGTGGCGGCGATGCTGGGCAGTGTTTTGACGCTGGCGTCGTTTTTGAAGATGCTCCATGCGCTGTTCTTTGGTCAGCGTCCGGCAAATCTGGAACGGGTGCGCGAGGTGAGTATGACGATGTGGTTGCCACCTTTCCTGTTGGCACTTGCCTGTGTGGTTTTCGGCGTGTTTGCCTACCAGTTGCCGCTGGTCGGGCTGATTTTACCCGGGCTCGGGTTTTACGATGTAACACTTTACGGCGCCTGGAGTCCGATTCCGGCAACCCTGTTACTATTTGCCGCGCTCGGTTTTGGCGCCATTTTGTACCTTTTCGGTACTGCAGCCCGACCGGTGCCGGGAAAGACCTTTGTCGGTGGCGAGAAGATTGCTGATGAAGAGGAGAGCCGGGTGCCCGGAACCGCATTTTACTCATCGGTGAAGCATATGCCTTTAATTGGCGAGATGCTCGTCTTTGGCGAACGGGGTGCTTTTGACTTTTACAACTGGCTGGTGGGAATCTTCAAGGTGGTTGGTTCTGGTCTGCGCGAAGGTGTGGACCGGGTACTTGAGGCGCTGGCAGAGTTCATTGGTAAACTGGTCTACTACTTCGGACTCGGTCTGTCGAAGATTCATACCGGTAATCTACCGCTGTACCTCTCCTGGGTATTTTTAGGCGCGGTGATATTCTATTTACTGCTGTTTTTGAGGTAA